From one Ammospiza caudacuta isolate bAmmCau1 chromosome 8, bAmmCau1.pri, whole genome shotgun sequence genomic stretch:
- the SLC19A1 gene encoding reduced folate transporter gives MAPRIMLLSCCRAMPKNDGVKKPVPEKVPDQRWKLQVCYLCFYGFMTQIRPGESFITPYLLGTDKNFTKAEVTNAITPVLSYSYMAVLVPIFLLTDYLRYKPVLVLQSLSHISIWLLLVLGTSVLAMQLMEFFYGITMAARIAYSSYIFSLVAPSRYQRMASYSRSAVLLGVFTSSVLGQLCVTLGGVRFLTLNYVSLGFVSFGLILTLFLERPRRSLFFNRPGGAGDAAVPTELDRMAGGDGGRGTRGWRDMVLCRMLQELGALARQPQLRLWSLWWVFNSAGYYLMLYYAHILWNEISPPTDNRRVYNGGVDAASTLLGAVASFAAGYVKIRWKLWSELVIGVVTAFQAGLLLLMNSTTNIWLCYAAYILFRGSHQFLVPIAIFQIATSLSKELCALVFGVNTFFATVLKTIITIIVADKRGLGLSVHPQFYVYFGYFTLLAVVYLLAAIRVGVQHSHRRQPVELALAKELCQLPVKIPAQEKSPEAGTVRA, from the exons ATGGCTCCCAGGATaatgctgctgtcctgctgcagagccatgCCCAAGAATGATGGCGTCAAAAAGCCGGTGCCGGAGAAGGTGCCGGACCAGCGCTGGAAGCTACAAGTCTGCTACCTCTGCTTCTATGGCTTCATGACACAGATCCGGCCCGGGGAGAGCTTCATCACCCCCTATCTGCTGGGGACTGACAAGAACTTCACAAAGGCAGAG GTGACCAATGCGATCACACCGGTGCTGTCCTACTCCTACATGGCCGTGCTGGTGCCCATCTTCCTGCTGACAGACTACCTGCGCTAcaagcctgtgctggtgctgcagagcctgAGCCACATCTCcatctggctgctgctggtgctgggcactTCTGTCCTGGCCATGCAGCTGATGGAGTTCTTCTACGGCATCACCATGGCTGCCCGCATTGCCTACTCTTCCTACATCTTCTCCCTGGTCGCCCCGTCCCGCTACCAGCGAATGGCCAGTTATTCCCGCTCCGCTGTGCTCCTAGGGGTTTTCACCAGCTCCGTGTTGGGCCAGCTCTGCGTCACCTTGGGTGGTGTCCGCTTCCTCACCCTTAACTACGTCTCCTTGGGCTTCGTCAGCTTCGGCCTCATCCTCACCCTCTTCCTCGAGCGGCCCCGGCGCAGCCTCTTCTTCAATCGTCCCGGGGGGGCTGGTGACGCTGCTGTGCCCACTGAGCTGGACAGGATGGCCGGGGGAGACGGCgggagggggacacggggctggcGGGACATGGTGCTCTGCCGGATGCTGCAGGAGTTGGGAGCGCTggccaggcagccccagctccgcCTCTGGTCCCTGTGGTGGGTCTTCAACTCGGCTGGGTACTACCTGATGCTGTACTATGCTCACATCCTCTGGAACGAGATCTCTCCCCCCACGGACAACCGCCGGGTGTACAATGGAGGCGTGGATGCTGCCTCCACTCTGCTGG GAGCTGTCGCCTCCTTCGCTGCTGGCTACGTGAAGATCCGCTGGAAGCTGTGGTCAGAGCTGGTGATTGGAGTGGTTACGGCATTCCAGGCGGGATTGCTCCTGCTTATGAACTCCACCACCAATATCTGGCTGTGCTATGCTGCCTACATCCTCTTCCGTGGCTCCCACCAGTTCCTGGTGCCCATTGCCAT tttcCAGATTGCTACCTCCCTCTCCaaagagctctgtgctctggtCTTCGGGGTCAACACCTTCTTTGCCACAGTGCTGAAGaccatcatcaccatcatcgTGGCTGACAAGAGGGGCTTGGGCTTATCCGTGCATCCCCAG TTTTATGTGTATTTTGGCTACTTCACCCTGCTGGCCGTGGTCTACCTGCTGGCGGCCATCAGAGTGGGTGTCCAGCACAGCCACCGCAGGCAGCCAGTGGAGCTGGCCCTGGccaaggagctgtgccagctcccagtGAAAATTCCAGCACAGGAGAAAAGCCCGGAGGCGGGCACTGTACGAGCCTGA